CTTTAATACATTTACTAAGCTCCTTTGCTTTCTTTTCATCTTGAGAAGCAATTGTTAAATACGATAAACGTTCCATAGCAACTTCTTCTGCATGACAAGGTCCAGCAATTACTCCAATATTTTCATAAGATACATTATAGTTTTTATGAAAATGTTCACCAACAATTAACCCTGTTTCTGGAACAATACCTTTTATTGCTGAAAAGATAATTTTATTATCTAATCCTATAGTTAATTTTTCTAACTCTGAATTTAAAAAAGCTGAAGGAATAGCGAAAATTAAAACATCATAATTTTCTACTAAAGTATTGATATCGTTTGTTAAATCTAATTGTTCTGGGTGTAATTCTGCAGAACTTAAATAATTCGGATTATGCTTGTTTCTCTTAATATGTTCTATAGCATATATGCTTCTCATATACCAACCGATTTTGGCTTTATTTTCTGAAAGCATTTTAACAATTGCAGTAGCCCAACTTCCTCCACCAATAACGGCTATTTTTTCAAATTCGCTCATTTATGTTGTTTGTTTTACGATGCTAAATTAATAAAACTATAATCTAGTGCGTAATTGTTAGTATTATTTATCTTTGAAACGCTAAAAAATGTGAAATGAACGTTGAAATAATTAATAAATCTAAGCATCAAATTCCTACTTATGAAACAGAAGGTTCTGCGGGAATGGACTTAAGAGCTAATTTAAATGAACCTGTTGTTCTAAAACCTTTAGAAAGAGCAATTATTAAAACAGGAT
This genomic stretch from Tenacibaculum jejuense harbors:
- a CDS encoding NAD(P)H-dependent glycerol-3-phosphate dehydrogenase codes for the protein MSEFEKIAVIGGGSWATAIVKMLSENKAKIGWYMRSIYAIEHIKRNKHNPNYLSSAELHPEQLDLTNDINTLVENYDVLIFAIPSAFLNSELEKLTIGLDNKIIFSAIKGIVPETGLIVGEHFHKNYNVSYENIGVIAGPCHAEEVAMERLSYLTIASQDEKKAKELSKCIKGRYIKTKVSDDIFGTEYSAMLKNIYAIAAGIAHGLGYGDNFQSVLMSNAIREMKRYIKKVHRMKRNINNSAYLGDLLVTGYSVFSRNRMFGNMIGKGYTVKSAMLEMNMVAEGYYATKSAYKINEENGAKTPIIDAIYSILYGKKEAKEVFEKLTNMLD